The window CGCATGGAATGCCTTGGGTAAGGCGATGTCTTATAGATTATCATCATGTAGTTAGGCTGGGGATTGCGCGATAACCGTTATGAAAAAAATCCTGATGATTGAGGACGACCGGGACATCATTGAACTGGTGCGCTATAACCTGGAAAAAGAGGGTTATCGAGTTACGACCGCTCAGGATGGAGCCACCGGTCTCGCTCAGTTTAGAAAATCGCAGCCCGACCTTCTGATTCTCGATTTAATGCTGCCGCGCATGTCCGGACTGGAAATCTGCAAAGAGCTTCGCCGCGACACCAAAGCGCGCCGCATTCCGATACTGATGTTGACGGCGCGCGGCGAAGAGGCGGATCGCATTGTGGGCCTGGAACTGGGTGCCGATGATTACGTCACCAAGCCTTTCAGCCCCCGCGAATTAGTAGCCCGTGTGATGGCTTTGCTGCGTCGCGGAGAGCCAGACTCACAGGGTGAAGCCGCCATCGAAGTGGGTGGCCTGACGATTGACCCCACTTCCTATCGAGTGACTCGTTCCGGGAAGCATGTGATTCTCAGCGCGATGGAGTTTCGGCTGCTGCATTTTCTGGCGTCGCATCCTAATAAAGTGTTTTCTCGGGACCGTTTGCTGGATGCTATCTGGGGCGCGGACCGCTATGTAATCCCCCGCAGCGTTGACGTCTATATCCGCCGTCTCCGTGAAAAAATTGAGGAAGATTCACAGAATCCCGTTTTTCTTAAAACCATCCGCGGTGCAGGGTATATTTTTGAGTCTCGGTCCCACTAACCGTCCACGGCGTATTGGCCTGCTGTATCTGCTGTTCTGGATTCTGGCCGGGGCATTGCTCGAATTCTTTTTGCCACGCTCCGGCATCGGTCTTTCCAGTTTTTGGCTCAGGTTCGGACTGGTCGGATTATTCATCCTCCTCGGCGCGCTTCCCCTCATCCTCCTGCTGCGACAATACGATCGACGGCTCGGCGGGATTCGCGTGTTCGCGGAATCCATGGTTCGAGGCGCTACGCGCCCACTGGCGTTGCCGCTGAATATCGATGCGGTGCAAGGCAATCTCAACTTAATTGCTCGGGCCTTGAATGATGCCAGCGCGGCGCACGAAGAAACTACCCGGCAGCTCACCGAAGAACGGAATCGCTCCGACGCCATCCTTCGGCGCATGGTCGAGGGCGTGGTGGTTATCGAGCCGGGACAGAAGATCGTTTTTTGCAACGATGCCTTCGCCCAAGCCATGGGGCTGGTAGGAATGCAGCGCGCGGGACGACTGCTGGTGGAGGTGACGAGGCAGGCAGGCTTGCTGGAACTCGTGCAGCAGGTGCTCACCTCGCGCGAGACGATTCTTAGCGAGGTAACCACCAGTTCGCTTCCTCCCAGGACATTCGCGGTTACCGCCGCTCCGGTTCCAGTCGGAGAGACCACCGGCGTTGTCCTGGTGCTGCACGACATCACCGAGCTGCGCAAGCTGGAGCAGATGCGCCGCGACTTTGTTGCGAACGTCTCGCACGAAT is drawn from Acidobacteriota bacterium and contains these coding sequences:
- a CDS encoding response regulator transcription factor, which codes for MKKILMIEDDRDIIELVRYNLEKEGYRVTTAQDGATGLAQFRKSQPDLLILDLMLPRMSGLEICKELRRDTKARRIPILMLTARGEEADRIVGLELGADDYVTKPFSPRELVARVMALLRRGEPDSQGEAAIEVGGLTIDPTSYRVTRSGKHVILSAMEFRLLHFLASHPNKVFSRDRLLDAIWGADRYVIPRSVDVYIRRLREKIEEDSQNPVFLKTIRGAGYIFESRSH
- a CDS encoding PAS domain S-box protein produces the protein MSLGPTNRPRRIGLLYLLFWILAGALLEFFLPRSGIGLSSFWLRFGLVGLFILLGALPLILLLRQYDRRLGGIRVFAESMVRGATRPLALPLNIDAVQGNLNLIARALNDASAAHEETTRQLTEERNRSDAILRRMVEGVVVIEPGQKIVFCNDAFAQAMGLVGMQRAGRLLVEVTRQAGLLELVQQVLTSRETILSEVTTSSLPPRTFAVTAAPVPVGETTGVVLVLHDITELRKLEQMRRDFVANVSHEFKTPLTAIQGFAETLLDGALTDKQSGPRFVQIIRDHSIRLNRLTNDLLHLSLIEAGAGGIDKRTVAVAELISSCIETVRMKAEKKSLNLQAQIPESIPPIHGDPNALREILINLLDNAIQYTPSGGLIEARVAASETGVTLQVVDNGIGITQADQKRIFERFYRADEARSREVGGTGLGLSITRHLVEAHGGSIQVESDLGRGSTFSVHIPFDTPSAN